DNA sequence from the Trichormus variabilis 0441 genome:
AGCTCATCCTGATGTATTCAACGTCCTGCTGCAAATCCTGGATGATGGTCGCCTAACTGATTCTCAGGGACGCACAGTAGATTTTAAAAATACGATCGCGATTATGACCAGCAATATTGGTTCAATATACATTTTGGATGTGGCAGGAGACGATAGCAAGTACGAACAAATGCGCGATCGCGTCATGGAAGCAGTGCGAGAAAGTTTCCGCCCCGAATTCCTCAACCGCATTGATGAAATCATTATCTTCCATAGCTTGCGGAAGGACGAGTTGCGCGAAATTGTCAAACTACAAGTGCAGCGTTTAGAGGAGCGACTGCGCGAGCGTAAACTCTCGCTCAAAATCTCCGACGAGGCTCTCAATTGGATTGTTCAGGTCGGTTATGACCCAGTTTACGGTGCTCGTCCCCTGAAGCGGGCGATTCAGCGAGAACTAGAAACTCCGATTGCCAAAGCGATTCTACGCGGCGAGTTCCACGAAGGCGACACAATCTACGTCCATGTGGAACACGAACGACTGGTGTTGAAGCGCTTATCACCTGAACTGGTCAATGCTTAGAGGGGGCAGAGGAGTACAAGGGAGAGATAACTCTTGGAAAGACTTGGGTTAATCGCGTCTCTCTTTCAAAATTTAACAACATATCAAAACATTTTTTGAAAAGCTATGACTTCTGAAGATTTTAGAGAAACCAGAACAAATTCAGCATTGCCAATTGTCTTAGGTGTTTTGATGATTCTGCTGGGAATTGCAGCGATCGCAGAACCATTTATTGCCACTATTGCCATCACAATCGTATTCTCCTGGACTTTAATTATTGCTGGCATCGTCCGAATTGTTCATGCATTTCAATCACGTCACAAACGAGGCTTCTGGACAACACTAGTAGTTGGTGTTCTATACGTAATTGGTGGGATTCTGCTGCTTAGCAACATCTTTGGTGCTGCGCTCTCTCTCACCTTAGCTTTTGGATTGATCATTTTTATTGAGGGTGTATTGGAGGTGATTGCAGCATTTCAAATGCGTCAAGATCCAAACTGGGGTTGGGTACTATTTAGCGGGATCATGGCTATTATTCTAGGGATTTTGATTCTAGCTCAATGGCCTGTCAGCACAGTTTGGGTATTGGGAGTATTTGTAGGGATTAATTTTTTGTTGACGGGTGTTTGGATGATCATGCTTTCATTAGCTTCTCGTAGTCTTCCTGACCATAGGGCAAGAGTTTAAAGCAGTTATCAGTTATCAAAGTTTGAGTTGGGGTCTAAATCTCCAACTCAAACGTAGCACGCAATAGTGGTGAGGAACTTTGACTCCCAACTGAAAAACAGTTTACTGTTAACTATTTACTAATTTGTTGAAATAACTTTCGGTTTTATTGGTGAGCTAGTGCTGCCTCACTGAAATAAGGATAATATGATTACAACAGATAACAAGCACGCTGTTGGAGTATTTACTAACCGTAAAGCAGTGGAGCAATCAGTTAATGAATTGAAAGCCTCAAGCTTTCCAATGGAAAAAGTTGCGATTTTTGCAAAATTTGCAGATCGCATAAATCCTATTGGCGAAGTATCAGTCAGTTCGCGTATCAACAATCAAAGTGTAGATACAACTGGAGCAGTTGGTGACGCTTTAACTGCAAGTTTTTGGGGAAGCGTATTAGTTGGTCTTAGCAGTTTGGTACTTCCTGGCGGTATTGGAGTAATAATTGCAGTCGGTTCGGTTGGAACAGCATTCATTATCAGTGTAGCGGGTGTTGCAGTTAGTACTATAGCCACAAATCATTTAGTAAAGGTGCTAGCTAGTTTAGGTATTCCTGAAGACCGAGCTAGACGTTATTGCGATCGCATCCAGTGCTGTGAATATTTACTAGTACTAAAAGGCAAAGATGAGGAGATTCAAAATGCTGAAGTCATTTTGAAGAAGCATGATATTAACTATTGGGGTATCTATGAGCTACCACAGGTTTAAATAAGCCTTCTTGGGTGGCCGCCGAGATACGGATACCGTTGGCGAAATATTGCTTAACAAAAAAACGGTGGATTTACCGTGTATCACTTGGAGAAGATAGATATCCCTTTCCGTGTATTACACGGGAGAAAAAAATTAAGTTAGCTGCTTCAATAATCAATAAACCAGAAGGAATACCTGTGGAGGCATTATATGTGCTTACATCCCGAAGAACTTCCTCCTATTCCTGATGAAACGGTACGTGTAGCCAAAGCCGCGTTCCCCAAAGGTAATTTATATATGCGACTGCGTGATGAACTTGGAGTCTTTTATAAGGATGAAGATTTCGCATCACTGTATCCACAACGGGGTCAGCCAGCGCAAGCACCTTGGCGGTTGGCGATGATACTGGTGATGCAATATCTAGAGAATTTATCTGATAGACAAGCAACTCTTGCAGTGTAAGGGCGGATTGAGCAAAGGTGCTTCTGCGCCTTTGGTGGGTGCAGACCGTGAGAAGAGTCGGCGCGAAAAACAAACACTTGTCCAGGGCTTGTTCGAGAATGTTGCAAGGAGAATCATGGACGACAATCAAGAACGACAAGACTTCGATCTAACCGAAAGCGATGAGCAACTCAGCGCGGACGAAAAAACACTACTCGACGAACTCGGTATTGTCGGTGCTGCTCGCCGAAAATTCTTGGAGCAAAACATGGCTGCGGCACTCGGCACCTTCGCCTTCCACCTGCTGGCTAAAGAGGAGGTCTTTGCCACGCTCGCCGCTTCGCCCGACGCAGTGTTCGCTTCGACCGCTGGGGTGGAAAACGCCGTTAAGGTCTTGTTGAAAATCAACGGCTCTACTCAACGCCTGGAAGTGGATTCGCGCACGGTGCTGCTCGATGCCCTACGCGAAAGACTTGGATTGACCGGCACCAAAAAAGGGTGCGATCAAGGACAGTGCGGTGCTTGTACAGTGATCGTTGACGGACGCCGCGTGCTTTCGTGTCTGACACTTGCCGCGAGCTGCGAGGGAAAAGAGGTGACGACTATCGAAGGGCTGGCTGACGCCGACAATCTTCATCCGATGCAGGCGGCGTTCATCAAACACGACGGCTTCCAGTGCGGCTACTGCACGCCGGGGCAGATATGTTCGGCAGTGGCGCTTTTGCAGGAAGCCAAAAACGGCGACGTGAGTCACGTCACTAACAATTTGCGGACGAGTCCCCAGAATTTAGAACTCTCTGATGAAGAAATCAGAGAACGCATGAGCGGCAACATTTGCCGTTGCGGCGCTTATCCAGGAATCGTTGCGGCAATCAAAGAAGTTCATTCCGGGCGCGAAACAGCCCAGACCAGGCATTTTGCAAGCGATGAAGAAATTGCCATTGCATTCAATGAGGGCAAAGCCGATGAAATCGTTTAAATATTCTAGCGCAACCGACGCAGCAAGCGCCGTTGGCACCGTTTCCGCTAATCAAACGGCACAGTTTCTCGCAGGCGGGACAAATTTGATTGATTTGATGAAAGAATACGTCGAGCGTCCCAGCGAACTTGTTGACATCTTAGGTTTGAATCTGGCGGAAATTCGATCGACCTCGAACGGAATTTCTATCGGCGCGTTAGCCAAAAATACTGATACGGCTAACCATGCGCTCGTCCGGCAAAATTACCCGCTTCTGTCAATGGCGATTTTAGCTGGTGCCACCGTACAGCTTCGCAATATGGCGACCAACGGGGGAAATTTAATGCAGCGCACCCGTTGCCAGTATTTTTACGACATCGCTATGCCGTGTAACAAACGCGAGCCTGGCAGCGGATGCGGAGCGCTTCAGGGACTCAATCGCATTCATGCCATTTTTGGCTACAGCGATAAATGCGTGGCAACTTACCCAGGCGATATGGCGAATGCGCTTTATGCGCTTGACGCGGTTGTGAAGGTTCGGGGCACGAACGGGCGAGAACGCACAATCCCGATCCAGGATTTTCATCGCTTGCCGGGCGACACGCCGGAAAAAGATAACAATCTTCAGCATGGGGAATTGATCGTTGCCATCGAAATGCCGAGGAATAACTTCGCCGACAAGTCTTATTACCTAAAAGTTCGCGATCGCACTTCATATGCTTTCGCACTGCTTGCCGTTGCTGCTGCTTTAGAAACAAGAGGCAACAACATCAAACAGGCACGCGTTGTTTTGGGAAGCGTCGCGCATAAACCTTGGCGTTCAGGCGAAGCGGAAAGAGTTTTGATCGGAAAACCAGCGACGGAAGAAACTTTTCGGGCTGCTGCCGAAGTGGCTTTCAAAGATGCGAAACCGCTTGAACATAACGGTTATAAAGTCGAACTCGGAAAACGCGCCATTGTTCTCGCTTTGCAGCGAGCGATGTCGGGCGGTGTTGCGTAAGTAGGGAGAATAAAAGAAATGGCAAGATACATCGGAAAAGAAATGAGCCGCGTAGACGGCATCGCCAAAGTGACGGGCAAGGCAAAATACGCCGCAGAATTTCAGGTTTCCAATCTCGCTTACGGTTTTATCGTGCTGGGAACCGTAGCAAAGGGCACGATTAAATCAATCGACACGGGTGAGGCTGAACGCGCTGCGGGCGTAATTCGCGTCTTCACGCACCTGAACACACCAAAGCTCGATCCGAAGTTTTCTATGGTGCAGGCTCCGTCGCGCGCTACCGATGAGCAAGACAAGTCGTTTCGGGCGCTCCAGTCCGACAAAATCTTCTTCAATATGCAGCCTGTGGCACTCGTCGTTGCTGAGACATACGAGCAGGCGCGTTATGCGGCACGTCTGGTCAAAGTCTCCTACAACACAGAGCCGCACACGACCGACACCGAGGCGGTGCGAGCGATCGCGCGCGTCCCCACCCAAGCGCCGCCTCTAAAGCCGCGCGGTAATCCCGAAGAGACGATGCGTACAGCGGCGATTGAGACTCAGCCGTTAGTTGTTGAACATACTTTAACGCGCGGTAATCCGGAAGAGACGATGCGTACAGCGGCTGTGAAGGTAGAGGCCGAGTACCGCATTCCTATCGAGCACCACAACCCCATAGAGCCGCACGCGGCCATCGCGGTCTGGCAAGGCGACAAGCTCACGATCTTCGACAAGACGCAGGGGGTCTATGGCGTGCGTGCACATTTGGCTTCGAGCTTCGGCGTGCCTGAGGAAAACGTGAGCGTGCTTTCACCCTTCGTCGGCGGGGCTTTCGGATCGTCGCTGCGCCCGAACTATTATCCGGCGCTGACAGCGATGGCGGCCCGGGAACTCAAACGCCCAGTCAAGGTCGTTTATACGCGCACACAAATGTTCACTGGCCACGGCTATCGTCCGTACACGATTCAGAAGGTCGCGCTCGGCGCAGAGCGATCGGGAAAGCTCTCCACGATGATTCATGAAGTCGTACACAACACCTCCAACATCGAGGAGTTCTCAGACGAAACCACACTTTTCACGCGCCAGGTCTACGCCTGCCCGAACCTCTACGCGCCGCTGAAGATTACCAACACTGACCTCCCCACCCCGACCTGGATGCGTGCACCGGGGGCCGTTAGCGGTATGTTTGCGCTCGAATGCGCGATGGACGAGCTGGCCTACGCGCTCAAGATCGACCCGCTCGAACTACGGCTGATCAACTACGCCGAAGTAGACCCCGAGAGCGGCAAGCCATTTTCGAGTAAGGCGTTGCGGGAGTGCTATCGGCTCGGCGCGGAAAAATTCGGTTGGAAGAAGCGCCAGTTTGAGCCGCGCTCAATGCGCGACGGACGCCTACTCGTCGGTTGGGGTATGGCAACCGGCGTCTGGGGCGCTTTCCAGATGCCTGCTGCCGCCCTCATCACGCTGCGGGTGGATGGCACGGCGCAAGTTGCTAGTGCGACCAGTGACATCGGCCCCGGCACCTACACCGTGATGACCATGATCGCTGCTGAGTATCTGGGGCTGAAGTTGGAGCAGGTGAAATTTGAACTCGGCGACACGAAGTTCCCTCGCTCACCGTCGCAGGGGGGATCTTGGACGACGGCGAGCGTCGGCTCGGCCGTGCGCGGCGCGGCTCTGGCCATCGGCACGAAGTTGCTCGCACTCGCAAACCAGGAACCGAATTCTCCGCTCAAGGGGGCAGCCGCCGCCGATGTCGAGATGCTCGACGGGAGACTGCGACTAAAAAGCGACCCGTCGCGTTTCGTCAATATCTCTGGAGTGATGAAGCGTAATGGTCTCACCGCAATCACGGAAACATTCGAGTCGCGTCCCTCAGAGGAGCGCGAGAAGTATGCGACGTTGGCGCACGGCGCGCAGTTCATTGAAGTGAAGGTCGATCCAGATGTGGGGACTGTCCACGTTACGCGGGCCATTGAAGTGACTGCCAGCGGCAAGATCATGAATCCGAAGGCCTCGCACAGCCAGGAATTTGGCGGCGTTGTCTGGGGCATCGGCATGGCACTGCAAGAGGCGACTGAAATCGACCATCGTTACGGGCGGATCATGAACCCGAATTTGCAGCACTACCATGTGCCGGTTAATGCCGATATCTTGGAGATCGAAACGATCTTTGTTGAGGAGGACGATAAAATCGTCAATCCGCTCGGTGTTAAAGGCATGGGCGAACTCGGTATGGTCGGAATTCCGGCAGCGATCGCCAATGCGGTTTTTCACGCGACCGGCAAGCGAATCAGAGATTTGCCCATCACGCCTGACAAACTCTTGTAGAATTTGCTGCCGCAAATTTAGCGCTATTACATAGTTTCGTAAGTGAGCAATAACTATATGAACGAGTTACAGCATATCCTGCAAGCATTTGTACATACCCAAAAGTCAGCACAGCGTAGTGCTTTAGCAATGGTAGTACAAACAAGTGGCTCGGTTTATCGCCGACCAGGGGCGAGGATGTTACTGGTTGAAGATGGACAAATGATTAATGCGATTAGCGGTGGCTGTTTGGAAGGTGATGTTTTTGAACGGGCGCAATCGCTGATGTTTGGCGGTGGTGAACCGATAGTAGTAAGATATGACACTACATCGGATGAAGACATTGTATTTGGCTTTGGGTTGGGGTGTAATGGCGTTGTCGATGTTTTGATTGAATCTTTAGGTGATGAAACTGCTGCCAGCCAAATGTCTTTCATTCAAGATTGTTTGCAGTCTGGGCAAGTGGGAGCGATCGCTACTGTCTTTAAAATAGAGGGAGCGTCAGATATTACAGTTGGTTCTCGAATGATGCTGAAATCAGATGGCACTGTCATCAATCACGTTGCTAATATTTTCATTGCTCAAAAGATAGAAATAGACACTCACCAAGCACTGAGAAAAAAACAAACTTGCGTACAATCATATACTTTACCTCAAGGACGCGTTGATGTGTTGATTGAAGTAATTCATCCATTAGTACCACTGCTCGTATTTGGTTCTGGATATGATACGATTCCCGTGGTGCATTTGGCGAAACATCTGGGTTGGCACGTTACCGTAATTGACGATCGACCAGGGTATTTGAGGGGCGATCGCTTTCCTCAAGTTGACCAAATTCTCTGGTGCGAACTCAATGATTCCCACTCATACAAACATTTGCTGACACCGCAAACTGTAGCAGTTGTCATGACACACCGCTATCTAAGCGACCTAGCATTTCTCAAGACTCTGATTCCGTCCCAGGTGCGTTACCTGGGAGTGTTAGGCCCAAAACGCCGGATGCAAAAATTGTGGGATGATCTGTCTGAAGAAAATATCATTACCACATCTGCACAAGAACAACGAATTTATAACCCTGTAGGACTAGACATTGCTGCGGAAACACCCCAAGAAATCGCCCTGTCCATCGTGGCAGAAATTCAAGCTGTAATTGGCGGAGGTAGGGGTAGTTTCTTGCGCGATCGCCCAGGCTCGATCCACTCTCTCTTAGAGCAACCATGTCTAACATTGGCATTATAATTTTGGCAGCAGGCGCTTCTACAAGGCTTGGTCAGCCTAAACAGATCCTAGCTTACCAAGGTAAATCACTAATTCGACATATCACGGAAGCGGCGATTAATTCTCAGTGTCGGCCAGTTGTTGTTGTGTTGGGTGCTTACGTCGAAACTATTGAGCCGCATCTGAGAAATTTAGATATCCACATTGTTTATAATCAAAAATGGTCAACTGGTATGGCCAGTTCCATTCGATGTGGACTAAATGCTATTGAGGCGATCGCATCTGAGATTGAAGCGATCGTACTGATGTTATGCGATCAACCGTTTGTTTCCTCCGACCTGATTAATCAACTTGTTACAAGATATCAAGCTACAAATTCGATGATAGTTGCTTCGGAATACGCGGGTATCCTTGGTGTTCCTACTATATTTCACAAAACGTTATTTTCAGAACTAGCTCTTCTTCAGGATGATATCGGTGCTAGAAAAATCATTCGTCAGCATTATTCAAACTGTTCAAGCATTTATTTTGCTGAGGGAGTTATTGATGTAGATACTCTTGAGGATTATGAACAACTTCACAAGCATCATCGTTAACAAGTTAAGCTTTAGGGCTATTAGTCAATAAGCAAAAGTATGCAATAGACTAGCATGAATGCTCATACGACTGTAAGGGATGTAGTCAGAAGTGGGTAGTTGCCCCGGCATACATCTATGCCAAGCGGACAGTTAATGGTTAAGCGTTGAGTACTAGCCAACAACTAGTTTTGACCACACCCGTTTTCAAAAATACTATTAAATCGAGATTTTCACAGTTCTGATTATATTAGTCTTTATAGCTCAGTTAACATACTCTCTAACGATTACTTAATCTATAAGTTGACTTCTAGCCATCCAGTACCTTTTACAAAGAGTTCTCCGAGACTAGACTACCTTGCTGTAAAGAAGGATCATCTTTGTTTTCTTCTTCTAGAAGTGCTTCAATTTGAGCAAAAAGCTTATTAATTTTTTTTAGCTTTTTCTCATCATTCCAAATTTTACTTTTTCTAAGTGCTTTGTATATTTTGTCAGCTTTTTCTTTTTGCTCTTGGTTATGAGATGATGGCTTATTTTCTGACTGTTGCTGAAGAATATTTACTACTAGAATCCTAATTTCAGATAGTGATAAACCTTCTGCGATCGCTTTATTTAAAACTTTCTGTCTTTCATCATCATTTTTTATCCGGTTGATTTCCTTAGCTTTTGTGTATTCAATTTCGCCTTTTTGCAATGCAGTTTGGATATCCAAATGGAGTTTGAGTAAAGGAAGACGATTAGCTACAAATGACTGCCAAGTAATTTTTCCTAACTTCGAGAATACATCTTGTATGATTCGTCCTTCTTCACTAACCATAACGTTATGGTTAGAATTACCTTTGCTTTCATTATTCATGTCATAGAGCAGTTTGACCACTGTCTCTTGGTCAATATCGAGTTCTTCAGCTAGTAATTCGAGAATTCCGATAGTTTCCTCGTAAGCATTGAGGTCTTCCCTTTGGAGGTTTTCAACTAAGCGTAGTTTACGAGCTTTTTTCTCGTCGCACTCAATAATGACTACGGGTATTGCCTCAAGTTTTGCTATTTCACAAGCTTTGAGACGGCGTTCACCAGCGACCATCTCGTACTTGTCTTCCTGAATCTTTCTAACGACAATGGGTTCTAGTAACCCTACTTCCTTGATACTGTCAGCGAGTGATTTGAGTTTTACAGGGTCAAAATAACGACGAGGCTGACTCGGCGGAAGGATAATTTGAGATAAGGGTAAAGTGGAATCGGATAAAGATTTTTCTTCGTCATCTCCAAATAAATTATCCAGTCCGGTTAGTTTTTCTAGTTCGCGTTTTTGGCTCATACAAAATCCTCGGTAAGCGGGAAACTCAGAGGCTTTAGCCCTGAGAGGGAAGCGACAGGAGCGAATTTATTCGCTGAGGTCTTTTTAACTTGAATAACTGTAACCATCTTTTTTGTGAATTGATTTACAGAACTTATAGTTTATTCCTTGAATCAATCCTCTCTGAGCAGAGATATTAAAGCTACCTGTAGAACGTACAGCTACACGTCCAATGTATTCACCAATTTTTTTTCCATTGGTGACAACAGCTTTAACAATATCACCTGTCTGAAAACCTTTGATAAATTTCAGTTTGGGAACATATCTATTAGGAAATCCAAATTTGTCAGTTCTACACATCTGCCTTGTTCCGTGCCCATTAGCGGTAATTAACAACGGTTTGATACCTTTGATAATTAATATTGGAGTTGATTGACCAACACAAGCAGCGTCTAACCAATGAGTTTTTTGTAATTGTTGATTAGTTCTATTGAACTTCGTTAATCCACCAGAACCGCACTCAACGGGTAAGTCAGTTGATTTTAAAACCTCTAGAAGTTTGTATCTAGTGGCATTGACTGCTGCTGCATCAGCTAATGGTTTCTTGGCTTGTGCCAAAATTTTCTGTAATCTAGTGGGATCTTTTTTGAGAAAGTCTTTAATATCTTTAGTCCCTTTTTTGACGTTACATTTTTCGCAACTCAAAGTAAGGTTAGTGATTGAATTAGAACCTCCCTTTGAGCGTGAGTGAATGTGTTCAATCTGTAAAGGTATATCTTTGATACCACAATAGGCGCATTGTCTGTTCCATTTTTCTAGAAGAAATTCTCTGGTTTCATATCCAGCTAACGTACCTTGTTGATATTCCTTACCTTCGATTTCAGGATTACGCATTAATTGCATATCAAACTTGACTAATTCGGTACTAATCGCTGTGATTGGTGCGAATTTGCGTAATCTGTTTACCCATGTTTCAACATTGTGAACCCGACTCATAAGGCTAGGAGCTAACCATCCTTCTGATCTAGTTCTGTTGAGAAATCTGGGTTTTCTGTATCGTGTTTTGCGATTCCTCCTAGTACGTCTTAGTTGCCTTCTGGAAATCAAAGCATCTCTGATAGCGAAGCCTCTATGCTTTAAATCAGCAGCAAAAACTACTTCACCTGTGGAATCATTGACTAATGCTATTCCCGTTATTTTAGCTCCAGGGTCTAGCTTAATTCTCAAGTCAGATACAGATGCATCTGCTCTAGATTCTTTCAGAATAATTGTGAAAGGAAAACGCCGAAATACTGCTGCTTTTTTGTTTCGTAATAACTGTCTAGCTTGCGCCGAATGAATTGGGTCTAAGGGTCTTTTTTCGGTATCTAAAACAAATACTTTGGACATTAGTCCCTCCTTGCGGGTAATGTTAGCTTCGTCAATGTTTTAAGAGCTTTTTACACTTGCAACACTGTTTCAGTGACTTTAAAACTGTTTAATTGCAAATGACAGAGCGGAAAACTAGCTTCGCATTCTCCGGTGTCGTGACTCAAAAAACGTAGTCAGTTAAGACTTAGACTGGTCAGTACAGCTTGCTTGATTTCTCTTACAAGCTCAGTGGCTTTGTCCCTGAGTTACTGACAGTTGAGTAATATATTTTGTAATTTCTTCGAGTATGCTAACTGCGGGGTGGTTTTTCTTGTGGAGTGCAAGTGGTAGATGTGCTTGGGTTGCGTCAGGAAAAGCTGTTGATTTAGGAATGGGGGCAGTAACGTGTATCCGTCCTTCAACCTGTTGTTTAATTTCTTCCAGTATTCCTGTGTCTTGAAGATTACGATTATCGTATTTGGTTGGAATTATACAGGCAATTTGTAATTTTTGGTGTCCTCCTTTTTTGAGCCGGGCAATTGTTTCTAGCAGTTGGTTGGTGCCGAGATAGCATTTGTATTGTGTTTCAACAGGAATAATAACGTGTGAAGCAGCGACTAAGCTCATAATGCTTAGGATTCCTAGAGAAGGCGGGCAATCAATCAAAATATAATCATACTGGTCAAGTACATTTGATAGCACAAACTTGAGCCGTTGGCGGTTGTCGATGGTCAAGTCATGAAAAATTTTTTGCTCCGTACCTGCCAATTGGATATTTGTTGGTACCAAGTGCATCCCGTGAATAGGTTTTTCCCATATATACAGGGGAGTTTCTTCAGCGATCGCACCATAGATAGTTTGTTCAGTTTGCAGCTTGACTTCCCCTAATCCCATAAAAGCTGTTAGTGATGCTTGTGGGTCCATATCCACAAGCAGTACACGGTGTTTTTTAGCAAGGTGGTATCCAAGATTGTGTGTAATAGTCGTTTTAGCTGCACCACCTGACTGATTGAAAGTGGCAATTATTTTGGTTGATGACATATATTAATGAAGCGATTTTGTGAACCCATGTCAGCGATTCTACCAAACAGTGGATTTTTATTTTGGATTTTTGAAAAAAAATAACGCTAGTTCAAACCAGTAAACCTGCCTGGACTAGCATTATTCAGTTAATTGGTTCTAAAATGGAGGTTCTTCGTCTAGGTCTTCATTTGTCGAAGTAACGTTATCTTCGAGTAGTTCTTTGGCAAAATCGGGAGTTTCAGGCGAGTGAGAGTTTTTGCTAACTTGGGTGAGTTCGTTAATCGGTTGTGTTGAGATAAAGTTTCTAATTACGAATGTGGCAATTTTTTCTTTGTACTCACCCCTGTTATCCACTACTAAATCAAGATATCCTTCTGCTGTACCATGTACGCCTTCCCCCTGTTCGTTGATAACGACAGCAGGTGCGCCCTTGGAACGGAATGGTATCTCGTCAGTAACGACTCCTTCCTTTGAACGATAGTAGAATTCAGCAATTCCAAAAGCAATCAAGGAACCTTCTTTGTCGTGGGTTGTGTTCACTGATTTAAGATTAATAGTTGCAGTATTATGAATCATGGTCGTTTGATTTGTAGATTGATTAGATGGTTAATCGCCTATGATGTATACTGCATAAGCGATTTGTAACTTTCTAGAAATTTGCGTTAGCTACAGCCTGTGTTTCGTTTGGTAAAGAAGTAGATGTAGATTCTTCCTTACGGGGTGAACCTAGTAATTCGATGGTGTTGATTGTGATTACAGGCTTTTGCCGCATAGTGCCAGAATTTTTATCAGCCCAACGATCAAATCCAAACTCACCAGTAATTGCAATTTGAGTTCCTTTACGAACGTAATTTCCAATCACTTCTGCTTGATTTCCCCAAGCGACTAAATCAAACCAAAGAGCTTGTTCACTTCTGTAGGGTGGTCTTACTGCAATAGAGATTGAAGCTTTAACTGCGCCCGACTCGAAAAATTTTAGATCGGGTTCTTGTCCACATCTGCCAACTAGCATGACTTTGTTGATATAGTTCATAACGCGAGAATTGATATATTTCTCTTATTGCTGCGTCAGCATTAGTTCTTTTAGGATTTATCATTTTGACGAATTGTTTTATTTAAAGCACACTTTTTGATTCATACTTGTGAGTTATTTTTTATCCCTGTTTCTCATACCATTGCGGTTTTTACTAAGGAACGGCTAATAATCCTGTGCTATGGTGGGATCGCAATTAGCGTGGTATGTATCTAAAAATTATAAGTAATGACTTATGCTTGAATATCTTCTCGTGAAGCGAGTAAGTATTTGTAAGCT
Encoded proteins:
- the iscB gene encoding RNA-guided endonuclease IscB; this encodes MSKVFVLDTEKRPLDPIHSAQARQLLRNKKAAVFRRFPFTIILKESRADASVSDLRIKLDPGAKITGIALVNDSTGEVVFAADLKHRGFAIRDALISRRQLRRTRRNRKTRYRKPRFLNRTRSEGWLAPSLMSRVHNVETWVNRLRKFAPITAISTELVKFDMQLMRNPEIEGKEYQQGTLAGYETREFLLEKWNRQCAYCGIKDIPLQIEHIHSRSKGGSNSITNLTLSCEKCNVKKGTKDIKDFLKKDPTRLQKILAQAKKPLADAAAVNATRYKLLEVLKSTDLPVECGSGGLTKFNRTNQQLQKTHWLDAACVGQSTPILIIKGIKPLLITANGHGTRQMCRTDKFGFPNRYVPKLKFIKGFQTGDIVKAVVTNGKKIGEYIGRVAVRSTGSFNISAQRGLIQGINYKFCKSIHKKDGYSYSS
- the ssb gene encoding single-stranded DNA-binding protein; this encodes MNYINKVMLVGRCGQEPDLKFFESGAVKASISIAVRPPYRSEQALWFDLVAWGNQAEVIGNYVRKGTQIAITGEFGFDRWADKNSGTMRQKPVITINTIELLGSPRKEESTSTSLPNETQAVANANF
- a CDS encoding ParB/RepB/Spo0J family partition protein — encoded protein: MSQKRELEKLTGLDNLFGDDEEKSLSDSTLPLSQIILPPSQPRRYFDPVKLKSLADSIKEVGLLEPIVVRKIQEDKYEMVAGERRLKACEIAKLEAIPVVIIECDEKKARKLRLVENLQREDLNAYEETIGILELLAEELDIDQETVVKLLYDMNNESKGNSNHNVMVSEEGRIIQDVFSKLGKITWQSFVANRLPLLKLHLDIQTALQKGEIEYTKAKEINRIKNDDERQKVLNKAIAEGLSLSEIRILVVNILQQQSENKPSSHNQEQKEKADKIYKALRKSKIWNDEKKLKKINKLFAQIEALLEEENKDDPSLQQGSLVSENSL
- a CDS encoding nucleotidyltransferase family protein, whose product is MSNIGIIILAAGASTRLGQPKQILAYQGKSLIRHITEAAINSQCRPVVVVLGAYVETIEPHLRNLDIHIVYNQKWSTGMASSIRCGLNAIEAIASEIEAIVLMLCDQPFVSSDLINQLVTRYQATNSMIVASEYAGILGVPTIFHKTLFSELALLQDDIGARKIIRQHYSNCSSIYFAEGVIDVDTLEDYEQLHKHHR
- a CDS encoding ParA family protein, which produces MSSTKIIATFNQSGGAAKTTITHNLGYHLAKKHRVLLVDMDPQASLTAFMGLGEVKLQTEQTIYGAIAEETPLYIWEKPIHGMHLVPTNIQLAGTEQKIFHDLTIDNRQRLKFVLSNVLDQYDYILIDCPPSLGILSIMSLVAASHVIIPVETQYKCYLGTNQLLETIARLKKGGHQKLQIACIIPTKYDNRNLQDTGILEEIKQQVEGRIHVTAPIPKSTAFPDATQAHLPLALHKKNHPAVSILEEITKYITQLSVTQGQSH